Proteins from a single region of Belliella baltica DSM 15883:
- a CDS encoding carboxypeptidase-like regulatory domain-containing protein → MKAFAIFFLFILTQQVLAQTSIKGVVKDQKGETIPGVNIFLKGTYEGVSSEIDGNYILETTLTGEYILVFQAMGYNSLEKEISLEGESLILEVTLREAINEMTAVTISAGAMEASDEKKAVVLKPIDIVTVPSAMGDIIGAF, encoded by the coding sequence ATGAAAGCATTTGCCATCTTCTTTTTATTTATTCTGACCCAACAAGTCCTCGCCCAAACCAGCATCAAAGGTGTGGTGAAAGATCAAAAGGGGGAAACGATTCCTGGGGTAAATATTTTTCTCAAAGGAACTTACGAGGGTGTATCCTCAGAAATAGACGGAAACTATATACTTGAAACCACATTGACTGGAGAATATATCCTTGTCTTCCAGGCGATGGGTTATAATTCCTTGGAAAAAGAAATCTCACTAGAAGGAGAATCGCTCATTTTAGAAGTGACACTTCGAGAAGCAATCAATGAAATGACTGCTGTAACCATCAGCGCTGGAGCAATGGAAGCATCAGATGAAAAAAAAGCTGTGGTACTCAAACCTATCGATATTGTCACAGTCCCATCTGCGATGGGTGATATCATTGGCGCATTTTAG
- a CDS encoding histidine kinase: protein MPGTANVGNDGRLFVRGGDASETTIFIDGMKVANAFGTTASNVPTRTRFNPNLFKGSFFSTGGYSAEYGQALSSALALNTVDIPLRNQGDVSIMSIGGGFAQTLTSEKNSITASANYFDLSPYQSLINQDFDWERAPFGWDAEIAAKQKWGKNGMAKAYVHTESSGMKIWNKQPDSEDRGQLVDVSNKYTFAQSSFKQVGKNDWSYYGGFSYSNNIDDFNIATDEIRNQNKLYHGKMVAIKSFSDKFSIKTGLESYMTRYSEQLISQDLKREISDNQYNLFTEADYYLSNKLVFRGGLRSGHSSLANQTWLDPRFSLAYKFENEGQVSLAAGTFSQMPLEELRIINPALQNTKAEHLILNYFINKNGRTIRAEAFYKGYNNLITFEGQRYNYQKIEQTGEGFAQGFDFFYRDQKSIKNTDFWITYSFIDSKRQFAMFTQMVQPSFAPRQNALMPTGIEVIIITIFIARSWLFEWKIAAIEAEKLKSENIASQYQSLKDQLNPHFLFNSLNVLSNLVYESADKSAEFIQQLSRIYRYVLDVQDEELVSLEMEIDFALNYLSLQKIRFEQSLEFHIDVFESKEWSIPPLSLQLLLENAIKHNVTSVTKPLKIWIGIENQKLIVKNNIQPKLNKKANSGIGLNNITKRYNLLSETSPEITQTEKEFIVKLPLLKVSK, encoded by the coding sequence TTGCCAGGTACAGCAAATGTTGGCAATGATGGACGACTATTTGTTCGCGGTGGCGATGCTTCTGAGACAACTATTTTCATTGATGGAATGAAAGTAGCCAATGCTTTTGGCACCACTGCATCAAACGTTCCTACGCGTACAAGATTTAATCCTAACCTCTTCAAAGGATCATTTTTCAGCACAGGTGGTTATTCTGCAGAATATGGACAGGCATTGTCATCAGCATTGGCTCTCAATACCGTGGATATCCCTTTGAGAAATCAAGGAGATGTTAGCATCATGTCCATTGGGGGAGGTTTTGCACAAACTCTTACAAGTGAAAAAAATAGCATTACAGCTTCTGCAAACTATTTCGACTTATCTCCATACCAAAGTCTAATCAATCAAGACTTCGATTGGGAAAGAGCACCTTTCGGATGGGATGCTGAAATAGCCGCTAAACAAAAATGGGGGAAAAACGGCATGGCCAAAGCCTATGTCCATACGGAGTCAAGTGGTATGAAAATCTGGAACAAACAACCTGACTCGGAAGACAGAGGTCAGCTAGTGGATGTCAGCAACAAATATACTTTTGCCCAAAGCTCTTTTAAGCAAGTAGGAAAAAATGACTGGAGCTATTATGGAGGATTTTCTTACTCCAATAACATCGATGATTTCAATATCGCAACAGATGAAATCAGAAATCAAAACAAACTATATCATGGAAAAATGGTAGCCATCAAAAGCTTTTCTGATAAATTTTCTATAAAAACAGGATTAGAATCATATATGACCCGATATTCTGAGCAATTAATTTCGCAGGATCTGAAAAGGGAAATCTCAGATAATCAGTATAATCTTTTTACAGAGGCCGACTACTATTTAAGCAATAAGTTGGTGTTTCGAGGAGGTTTACGATCAGGACATAGCTCCTTGGCAAACCAAACTTGGCTTGATCCCAGATTTTCACTGGCATACAAATTTGAAAACGAAGGGCAGGTTTCTTTGGCCGCCGGAACATTTAGCCAAATGCCATTAGAAGAACTCAGAATCATCAATCCAGCGCTTCAGAACACAAAAGCAGAGCACTTGATTTTGAATTATTTCATCAACAAAAACGGAAGAACTATCCGTGCTGAAGCATTCTACAAAGGATACAATAACTTGATAACCTTTGAAGGGCAGCGATATAATTATCAAAAAATAGAACAAACTGGAGAGGGATTTGCCCAAGGCTTTGACTTTTTCTACAGAGATCAAAAATCAATCAAGAATACAGATTTTTGGATCACATACAGCTTTATAGATAGCAAAAGACAGTTTGCCATGTTCACCCAAATGGTGCAACCTTCCTTTGCTCCTCGCCAAAATGCTTTGATGCCAACAGGTATAGAAGTGATAATTATTACCATATTCATTGCGAGATCTTGGCTTTTTGAGTGGAAGATTGCTGCAATTGAAGCAGAGAAACTCAAGTCTGAAAATATTGCAAGTCAATATCAATCGTTAAAAGACCAGTTAAACCCGCATTTTTTATTCAATTCATTAAATGTGCTCAGTAATTTGGTCTATGAAAGTGCAGATAAATCAGCTGAATTTATACAGCAATTGTCACGCATTTATCGCTATGTGTTAGATGTACAAGATGAAGAATTGGTAAGCTTGGAAATGGAAATTGATTTTGCGCTCAATTATTTGAGTCTTCAAAAGATCCGGTTTGAGCAAAGTTTGGAATTCCACATAGATGTCTTCGAATCAAAAGAATGGTCGATCCCACCCCTATCACTTCAGTTGCTTCTTGAAAATGCCATCAAGCATAATGTAACGAGTGTAACTAAGCCATTGAAAATTTGGATTGGCATAGAAAATCAAAAGTTGATCGTGAAAAATAACATTCAACCCAAATTGAATAAAAAAGCAAATTCCGGAATCGGTCTCAATAACATCACAAAACGGTACAACCTTTTGAGTGAGACTTCACCGGAAATAACTCAAACTGAAAAAGAATTTATCGTCAAACTGCCTCTACTGAAAGTTTCCAAATAA
- a CDS encoding LytR/AlgR family response regulator transcription factor: protein MNILIIEDENPAAKRLMQLIKEILPTAILYGNLDSVESSIDRLSSNPAPDLIFCDIQLADGLSFSIFENIEVNSPIIFTTAFDQYAIKAFKLNSIDYLLKPIDPKELKHAIEKFQQQTQTPNLDFNKIKEIIQAENKTYKSRFLVKIGEKIQSIPTSDAAYFYSEERITFLKTYENKKFVLDYTLDQLENMLEPKQFFRLNRKYITSFSSISEIHTYSNSRLKIILKDCSDNDILVSREKVGAFKDWLDG, encoded by the coding sequence ATGAATATCCTCATCATAGAAGACGAAAATCCGGCTGCGAAAAGACTGATGCAGCTAATCAAGGAAATTCTTCCTACGGCAATTTTGTATGGGAATTTAGATAGCGTCGAGTCATCAATTGACCGGCTAAGTTCGAATCCTGCGCCGGATTTGATTTTCTGTGATATCCAGTTAGCTGATGGATTAAGTTTTTCGATTTTTGAAAATATCGAGGTCAATTCACCTATTATTTTTACAACCGCTTTTGATCAATATGCCATCAAGGCGTTTAAACTCAATTCCATTGATTACCTCCTCAAGCCAATCGACCCAAAAGAATTGAAGCATGCCATAGAGAAATTTCAACAGCAAACTCAAACCCCAAATTTAGATTTCAATAAAATTAAAGAGATAATTCAAGCTGAGAACAAAACTTATAAAAGTAGATTTCTAGTCAAAATCGGTGAAAAAATTCAATCTATTCCAACTTCAGATGCTGCATATTTTTACAGTGAAGAGCGGATTACTTTTTTGAAAACTTATGAAAACAAAAAATTCGTCTTGGACTATACCTTAGATCAGCTTGAAAATATGCTCGAACCCAAACAATTCTTCAGACTGAATAGAAAATACATTACCTCCTTTTCTTCCATATCCGAGATCCATACCTACTCAAACAGCCGCCTAAAAATCATTCTAAAAGACTGTTCGGATAATGATATTTTGGTAAGTCGTGAAAAAGTGGGGGCGTTTAAAGATTGGTTGGATGGCTGA
- a CDS encoding TonB-dependent receptor plug domain-containing protein, whose product MQVQVTSPTSANAGIRIQGLDGRYTQILKDGFPLYSGAASGLGLLQIPPLDLQQVELIKGSASTLYGGGAIAGLVNLISKRPTEESELSFVLNGTNAGGFDASGFYAKRNEKIGTTIFAAYNTNAPFDPADIGLSAIPKFDRFTFSPKVFLYPSSRTDVEFGLNLSLEDRVGGNMNYLNGNRENQQAFFERNLSERISSQFVLNHEMGEGRKLQVKNSYNHFDRKLGTRNYDFNAVQQSTFTEVNYRLDREKTDWVIGGNLWTEAFKEEQTNSFPVRDYNLNTFGAFVQNNTNLSKKWVLESGLRTDYVLDYGLAILPRVALLYKANLNFSSRFGGGLGYKAPTIFTEESERLQYRDIQPINPEFNTLEKSYGLNWDLNYKTALFNDQVFFSVNHLFFYTYLDKPLFLEQAAGFQYRFVNIDGFSDTKGTETNLKWTFRDFKWFMGYTYTHARINSSGVVRDNPLTPKHRINSVLFYEVHDKWKIGWESYYFSQQRLSDGSVGQSYWIMGFMAEKIWEKFSVFINFENFLDARQTRFDNIFTGSIDNPSFREIYAPLDGFVINGGVKLRLK is encoded by the coding sequence ATTCAAGTACAGGTCACTTCTCCGACATCAGCCAATGCAGGTATCAGGATACAAGGTTTGGATGGACGTTATACTCAGATTTTGAAAGATGGCTTTCCGCTTTATTCTGGAGCTGCAAGTGGTCTCGGATTGCTACAGATTCCGCCACTGGATTTGCAGCAAGTGGAGCTGATCAAAGGATCTGCCTCTACACTTTATGGTGGAGGAGCTATAGCAGGGTTGGTCAATTTGATCTCAAAAAGACCTACTGAGGAAAGCGAGTTGAGCTTTGTTCTCAATGGAACAAACGCAGGTGGATTTGATGCGTCAGGTTTTTATGCGAAGCGAAATGAAAAAATTGGCACTACTATCTTTGCAGCATATAACACAAATGCTCCATTTGATCCAGCAGATATTGGATTGAGTGCTATCCCAAAGTTCGATCGGTTTACTTTCAGTCCAAAAGTTTTTCTTTATCCTTCTTCTAGAACTGATGTCGAATTTGGTTTGAATTTATCTCTTGAAGATCGAGTGGGTGGAAATATGAATTATCTCAATGGAAATCGAGAAAATCAACAAGCCTTTTTCGAAAGGAATCTTAGTGAACGAATCAGCAGTCAGTTTGTTCTGAATCACGAAATGGGAGAAGGGCGCAAACTTCAAGTCAAAAATAGTTATAATCACTTTGATCGTAAACTTGGAACTCGAAATTATGATTTCAATGCTGTGCAGCAATCTACATTTACTGAGGTCAATTATAGACTAGATCGGGAGAAAACAGATTGGGTGATTGGAGGGAATCTCTGGACAGAAGCATTCAAAGAAGAACAAACCAACAGTTTTCCAGTGAGAGATTATAACCTCAATACTTTTGGTGCTTTTGTACAGAACAATACCAACTTGAGTAAAAAATGGGTATTGGAATCTGGTCTGAGAACGGATTATGTATTGGATTATGGTCTGGCAATATTACCAAGAGTAGCATTGCTGTACAAGGCAAATCTAAATTTCAGTTCTAGGTTTGGTGGCGGCTTGGGATACAAGGCACCGACTATTTTCACAGAAGAAAGTGAAAGGCTGCAATACAGAGATATTCAGCCTATCAATCCTGAATTCAATACTTTGGAGAAAAGTTATGGGCTCAATTGGGATTTGAATTATAAGACTGCGTTGTTCAATGATCAAGTGTTTTTCAGCGTCAACCACTTATTTTTCTACACCTACCTAGACAAACCCCTCTTTTTAGAGCAAGCGGCCGGTTTTCAATACAGATTTGTCAACATAGATGGTTTTAGTGATACTAAGGGTACAGAGACCAATCTAAAATGGACATTTCGGGATTTCAAGTGGTTTATGGGATATACCTATACTCATGCCCGAATCAATTCAAGTGGAGTTGTGAGAGATAATCCTTTGACTCCAAAACACAGAATCAATTCCGTGCTTTTCTATGAAGTTCATGACAAGTGGAAAATTGGCTGGGAGTCCTACTATTTCAGTCAGCAACGCTTGAGTGATGGTTCAGTTGGGCAGTCCTATTGGATCATGGGCTTTATGGCGGAGAAGATTTGGGAGAAATTTTCGGTATTTATCAATTTTGAAAATTTTCTTGATGCGCGCCAAACCCGATTTGACAACATTTTCACAGGAAGTATAGATAATCCTAGTTTCCGAGAAATCTATGCACCACTCGACGGCTTTGTCATCAATGGAGGAGTGAAGCTGAGGTTGAAATAG
- a CDS encoding carboxypeptidase-like regulatory domain-containing protein, translating to MKKICLFSLFWLSIVTTLWAQDLRIVVKEEHEKTPLMGVAMLILENRQGAVSDENGTITFSNPPSGKITLRFQLIGFENKEMTINWPGDAQNMPIEIFLHESHDEMETVTISSTRSSRSIEDIPTRVEFIAGEELDEKVNMKPGDIRLLLSESTGIQVQVFKYRSLLRHQPMQVSGYKVWMDVILRF from the coding sequence ATGAAAAAAATATGCCTATTTAGCCTATTTTGGCTGAGTATAGTCACCACTTTATGGGCACAGGATCTCAGGATAGTTGTCAAAGAAGAACATGAAAAAACTCCTTTGATGGGGGTTGCAATGCTTATTTTAGAAAATAGGCAAGGGGCTGTATCTGATGAAAATGGTACGATCACTTTCTCAAATCCTCCAAGTGGAAAAATTACCTTGAGATTCCAATTGATTGGGTTCGAAAATAAAGAAATGACGATCAATTGGCCTGGGGATGCTCAAAATATGCCTATCGAAATTTTCCTACACGAGTCACATGATGAAATGGAAACTGTGACTATTTCATCCACTAGAAGTTCCCGTTCGATTGAAGATATTCCTACCCGGGTGGAGTTTATCGCTGGAGAGGAATTGGATGAAAAAGTCAATATGAAGCCAGGTGATATTAGGTTGCTCCTGAGTGAAAGTACAGGTATTCAAGTACAGGTATTCAAGTACAGGTCACTTCTCCGACATCAGCCAATGCAGGTATCAGGATACAAGGTTTGGATGGACGTTATACTCAGATTTTGA